The following coding sequences are from one Rhinoraja longicauda isolate Sanriku21f chromosome 7, sRhiLon1.1, whole genome shotgun sequence window:
- the LOC144595452 gene encoding S-geranylgeranyl-glutathione receptor P2RY8-like, which translates to MNGSGLTNSTLEMLTNPILHHTLPTIYLAIFLVSTPLNALSLWLLCSQMWPKTPTMIFSINLAVTDLLYSLTLPFQIAYHWSWNNWLVGEPLCRLVTLLFYGNMHCSILTVTLISVERYLGIVHPLGTTRLRTVRAATFLCIAIWSFVLSVHAPLMYSELTYRVTVLNITTCFDVMRRDMFPSIHYFYLYFSIQIVLFFLLPFTVMVVCYSKIIQTLLKTPAKEMRESRRQIVYLTIVVLAVFTVCHLPTQVIMIVHFVLSSQGRPIYVVYKLSLTLSSLNGCFDPLLYYFASKEFRRKTQKLCPCIPVDESDKTLSNIMQALTAKGSR; encoded by the coding sequence ATGAATGGAAGTGGGCTGACGAACAGCACTCTGGAGATGCtgaccaaccccattctccaccaCACCTTGCCCACCATCTATCTGGCCATCTTCCTCGTCAGCACCCCGCTCAACGCCCTCTCCCTCTGGCTCCTCTGCAGCCAAATGTGGCCCAAGACGCCCACCATGATCTTCTCCATCAACCTGGCCGTCACCGACCTGCTGTACAGCCTGACCCTGCCCTTCCAGATAGCCTACCACTGGAGCTGGAACAACTGGCTGGTTGGCGAGCCCCTCTGCCGGCTGGTGACCCTCCTATTCTACGGCAACATGCACTGCTCCATCCTGACCGTCACGCTGATCAGCGTGGAGCGCTATCTGGGCATTGTCCACCCGCTGGGCACCACACGCCTCCGCACTGTCAGGGCAGCCACCTTCCTCTGCATCGCCATCTGGTCCTTTGTCCTCTCCGTCCACGCCCCGCTCATGTACTCCGAGCTGACCTACAGAGTCACCGTGCTGAACATCACCACCTGCTTTGACGTCATGCGGCGTGATATGTTCCCCTCCATCCACTACTTCTACCTGTACTTCTCCATTCAGATCGTCCTCTTCTTCCTGCTCCCTTTCACCGTCATGGTGGTGTGCTACTCCAAGATTATCCAGACCTTGCTGAAGACGCCAGCCAAGGAGATGAGGGAGTCGAGGAGACAGATCGTTTACCTGACGATTGTGGTGCTGGCTGTCTTCACCGTCTGCCACCTGCCCACCCAGGTCATCATGATCGTCCAttttgtgctgtccagtcagggCAGACCGATCTATGTGGTCTACAAGCTCTCCCTCACCCTGAGCAGCCTCAACGGCTGCTTCGACCCGTTGCTCTACTACTTCGCCTCAAAAGAGTTCCGGAGGAAGACCCAGAAGCTGTGCCCCTGCATTCCCGTGGATGAAAGCGACAAGACCCTGAGTAACATTATGCAAGCTCTGACCGCCAAGGGCAGTCGGTAG